In Penaeus monodon isolate SGIC_2016 chromosome 8, NSTDA_Pmon_1, whole genome shotgun sequence, one DNA window encodes the following:
- the LOC119575979 gene encoding mucin-12-like, with amino-acid sequence MNYFQPGAFGLIAGFPEAPLADICSAPWRGPVPGGGCRRVSSTELSFHSRRSLSFYSRRSLSFYSRQSTVSTVDGAQFPQSTEPQFPQSTELSFHSRRSSVSTVDGAQFPQSTELSFHSRRSSVSTVDGAQFPQSTELSFHSRRSSVSTVDGAQFPQSTELSFQSTELSFHSRRSSVSTVDGAQFPQSTELSFQSTEVSFHSRPSSISTGDGAQFLQSTELNFQSTELSFHSRPSSISKSTELSFHSRRSPVSTVDGAQFPSRRSSVSTVDGAQFPQSTETSFHSRRSPVSTVDGAQFLQSTELSFHSRRSSVSTVDGAQFPQSTELSFQVNGAQFPQSTELSFHSRRSSVSTVDGAQFPQSTELSFHSRRSSVSTVDGAQFPQSTELSFHSQRSSVSTVNGAQFPQSTELSFHSRRSSVSTVDGAQFPQSTELSFHSRRSSVSTVDGAQFPQSTELSFHSRRSSVSTVDGAQFPQSTELSFHSRRSSVSTVDGAQFPQSTELSFHSRRSSVSTVDGAQFPQSTELSFHSRRSSVSTVDGASV; translated from the coding sequence TCGACGGAGCTCAGTTTCCACAGCCGACGGAGCCTCAGTTTCTATAGTCGACGGAGCCTCAGTTTCTATAGTCGACAGAGCACAGTTTCCACAGTCGACGGAGCTCAGTTTCCACAGTCGACGGAGCCTCAGTTTCCACAGTCGACGGAGCTCAGTTTCCACAGTCGACGGAGCTCAGTTTCCACAGTCGACGGAGCCCAATTTCCACAGTCGACGGAGCTCAGTTTCCACAGTCGACGGAGCTCAGTTTCCACAGTCGACGGAGCCCAGTTTCCACAGTCGACGGAGCTCAGTTTCCACAGTCGACGGAGCTCAGTTTCCACAGTCGACGGAGCTCAGTTTCCACAGTCGACGGAGCTCAGTTTCCAGTCGACGGAGCTCAGTTTCCACAGTCGACGGAGCTCAGTTTCCACAGTCGACGGAGCTCAGTTTCCACAGTCGACGGAGCTCAGTTTCCAGTCGACGGAGGTAAGTTTCCACAGTCGACCGAGCTCAATTTCCACAGGCGACGGAGCTCAGTTTCTACAGTCGACGGAGCTCAATTTCCAGTCGACGGAGCTCAGTTTCCACAGTCGACCGAGCTCAATTTCCAAGTCGACGGAGCTCAGTTTCCACAGTCGACGGAGCCCAGTTTCCACAGTCGACGGAGCTCAGTTTCCAAGTCGACGGAGCTCAGTTTCCACAGTCGACGGAGCTCAGTTTCCACAGTCGACGGAGACCAGTTTCCACAGTCGACGGAGCCCAGTTTCCACAGTCGACGGAGCTCAGTTTCTACAGTCGACGGAGCTCAGTTTCCACAGTCGACGGAGCTCAGTTTCCACAGTCGACGGAGCTCAGTTTCCACAGTCGACGGAGCTCAGTTTCCAAGTCAACGGAGCCCAGTTTCCACAGTCGACGGAGCTCAGTTTCCACAGTCGACGGAGCTCAGTTTCCACAGTCGACGGAGCTCAGTTTCCACAGTCGACGGAGCTCAGTTTCCACAGTCGACGGAGCTCAGTTTCCACAGTCGACGGAGCTCAGTTTCCACAGTCGACGGAGCTCAGTTTCCACAGTCAACGGAGCTCAGTTTCCACAGTCAACGGAGCTCAGTTTCCACAGTCGACGGAGCTCAGTTTCCACAGTCGACGGAGCTCAGTTTCCACAGTCGACGGAGCTCAGTTTCCACAGTCGACGGAGCTCAGTTTCCACAGTCGACGGAGCTCAGTTTCCACAGTCGACGGAGCTCAGTTTCCACAGTCGACGGAGCTCAGTTTCCACAGTCGACGGAGCTCAGTTTCCACAGTCGACGGAGCTCAGTTTCCACAGTCGACGGAGCTCAGTTTCCACAGTCGACGGAGCTCAGTTTCCACAGTCGACGGAGCTCAGTTTCCACAGTCGACGGAGCTCAGTTTCCACAGTCGACGGAGCTCAGTTTCCACAGTCGACGGAGCTCAGTTTCCACAGTCGACGGAGCTCAGTTTCCACAGTCGACGGAGCTCAGTTTCCACAGTCGACGGAGCCTCAGTGTAA